GGCTTCTTCTGGGGCGCCACCCACCAGCAGATCTACCGCGTGCTCAAGCGCATGACCGAGGCGGGCTGGCTGTCGAACGAGCTGGTCCCGCAGGACGGCAGGCCGGACAAGAAGGTCTACCGCGTCAGCGAACAGGGTCGTGACGAGCTGCGGCGATGGCTGGCCGAGCCGGGTGAACCGGCGATCCTGCGCGACGAGCTGGCGGTCAAGGTCCGCGGCGCGAGCCTCGGCGACGGCGCCGCCGTGCTGGCCGAGGTGCGCCGCCACCGCGACCGGCACGCCGAACGCCTCGACGTCTACCGCGAGATCGAGAAGCGCGATTTCCCGGACCCGGCCGGGCTCACCGGCCAGGACCTCCACCAGTACCTGGTGCTGCGCGGGGGCGTGCGCGCCGAGCAGTCGTTCGTCGAATGGTGCGACGAGGTCGCCGAGGCGTTGGAAAGGGAAGGCCGATGAGCGAGTACCCGAACCTGCTGGCCCCGCTCGATCTCGGGTTCACCACACTGCGCAACCGCGTGGTGATGGGCTCGATGCACACCGGGCTGGAGGACCGGGCGCGCGACGCCGGCAAGCTCGCCGAGTACTTCGCCGAACGCGCCCGCGGTGGGGTCGGCCTGATGATCACCGGTGGTTACGCGCCGAACCGCGAGGGTTGGCTGCTGCCCTTCGCGTCCAAGCTGACCACGCACGCCGAGGCGAAGCGGCACCGCCGGATCACCGGCGCGGTGCACGAGGCCGGTGGCAAGATCGCGCTGCAGATCCTGCACGCGGGGCGGTACGCCTACCACCCGCTGAGCGTGTCGGCCTCGGCGATCAAGGCGCCGATCAACCCGTTCCGGCCGCGGGCGCTTTCCGATCGCGGTATCCGGCGCCAGGTCGACGACTTCGCCCGCTGCGCCGCGCTGGCCCGCGAAGCCGGGTACGACGGCGTCGAGATCATGGGCTCCGAGGGCTACTTCATCAACCAGTTCCTCGCGCCGCGCACCAACAAGCGCACCGATCGCTGGGGCGGCCCCGCGGAGAACCGGCGCCGGATCGCGGTGGAGATCGTGCGCCGCGTGCGGGAGGCGGTCGGCCCGGACTTCATCATCGTCTACCGGCTGTCCATGGCCGAGTTCGTCGAGGGCGGGCAGACCTGGGACGAGATCGTCGCGCTGGGCAAGGAGGTCGAGGCGGCCGGGGCGAGCATCATCAACACCGGCATCGGCTGGCACGAGGCGCGGGTGCCGACCATCGTGACTTCCGTGCCGCGCGCCGCGTTCACCGAGATCACCGCGAAGTTCAAGCCGCACGTGGAGATCCCGGTGATCACGTCGAACCGGATCAACATGCCGCAGGTGGCCGAGGAGGTGCTCGCGCGCGGTGACGCGGACCTGGTGTCGATGGCCCGCCCGCTGCTCGCCGACCCGGAGTGGGTGCGCAAGGCCGAAGCCGGGCTGAGCGACGAGATCAACACCTGCATCGCCTGCAACCAGGCCTGCCTCGACCACGCCTTCGTGCACAAGAAGGTTTCGTGCATGGTCAATCCGCGGGCCGGGCGCGAGACCGAGCTGGTGCTGCTGCCCACGCGGCGCGGCAAGAACGTGGCGGTGGTCGGCGCCGGTCCGGCCGGGCTGTCCGCCGCGGTCACCCTGGGCCAGCGCGGTCACCGGGTCGAGTTGTTCGAGGCGGAGCCCGAGATCGGCGGCCAGTTCGGCATCGCCCGGCTCATTCCCGGCAAGGAGGAGTTCGCCGAGACGATCCGGTACTACCGGCGCCAGCTGGAGCTGTCCGGGGTGAAGCTGCACCTGGGCACCCGCGCCACCGCCGCCGAGTTGACCGGGTTCGACGAGGTCGTACTGGCCACCGGGGTGACCCCGAGGGTGCCCGCCATCCCCGGCATCGACCACCCCAAGGTTCTGTCCTATGTGGACGTAGTGCGGTACGGGAAACCGGTGGGGGACAAGGTCGCGGTGATCGGCGCCGGTGGCATCGGGGTGGACGTCAGCGAGTTCCTCACGCACGCCTCCTCGCCCGCGCTGAACCTGGACGAGTGGCAGGCGGAGTGGGGCGTGGCCGAGGGCGGGCTCACCGAAGCGCGCCCGGAGCCGTCGCCGCGCAAGGTGTACCTGTTGCAGCGCAAGGCCGAACGCATCGGCAAGGGACTCGGCAAGACCAGCGGCTGGGTGCACCGGGCGGCGTTGAAGGCCAAGGGTGTCGAGCAGCTGACCGGGGTCAACTACGAGCGGATCGACGACGAGGGCCTGCACCTCACCTTCGGCAAGAACCGCGAACGGTCGCGGGTGCTCGACGTGGACACCGTCGTGGTCTGCGCCGGGCAGGAACCGGTGCGGGAACTGGCCGATCAGCTGAACGGCCTACCGGTGCACCTGATCGGCGGCGCCGAAGTGGCCGCCGAGCTGGACGCCAAACGGGCGATCGAGCAGGGCACCCTGCTCGCCGCGCGGATCTGACCCCGGCGCGTCGGTACCGCCACGGCGTGGTCCGGCCGCATACTCCAGCCGTGATGAGGTCGCGGTGGGTGCTGCTGGTGTTGTTGTCCTTCGTCTCGGCGTGCGCCGCCCCGGTGCAGACCGAGCCCGCTCAGCCGGCTGGTGACGCCGGGCCGCCGCGTCAGTTGCTCGAGCAGCTGGTGATCGGCGAGCGCGGCAGCATGGACGGGTACGACCGCGAGCAGTACCCGCACTGGTCCGCGCACGAGAACAACTGCAACACGCGCGAGCTGGTGCTCAAGCGCGACGGCAAGGACGTCAAGGCGGGTTCGGACTGCGCGCCCAGCTCGGGTTCGTGGACCAGCCCGTACGACGGCGAGACCTGGACCAAGGCGTCCGATGTGGACATCGACCACATGGTGCCGCTCGGGCACAGCTGGGTCAGCGGCGCGCGGTCGTGGACCAAGGAGCGGCGCGAGGAGTTCGCCAACGACATGACGCGCCCGCAGCTGCTCACCGTCACCGACAACGTCAACCAGCAGAAGAGCGACAAGGCGCCGGACGAGTGGAAGCCGCCGCTGGTCTCCTACTGGTGCACCTACGCCGGTGACTGGATCGAGGTCAAGCACCACTACGGGCTGACGGTCACCGAACGGGAGAAGACGGCGTTGTCGGAGATGCTGAACCGGTGCTGAACTGCCGCGCGCGGTGGGCGAGCAGGGTGCCGCCGGCCATCGCCGCGGGCAGCACCACGATGCCCGCCAGCGGGATCAGGCAGAGCAGGTAGGTGGGCGTCGCGAAGCCGAGCGTCATCGCGCGCTTGCCGCCGAGCGTCCGGCGGCGCACCTTGAGGTTCAGCCCGCGCCGGGTGAACGGGATCGCGGTCAGCTCCAGCGCCAGCAGCCAGGACCCGACCAGCGCGGCGAGCACCGGGACCACGGTCTGCCCGAGCACCGGGATGAAGCCGGCCAGGAACAGCGGGATGCCGAACAGGATCGCCAGCAGCACCAGCAGCAGGGTGTCGCGCAGGCCGATCCAGGCGGCCCGGCCCCAGCCGACCTGGTGCGCGTCCGGCACGCCGCCGAGTTCGTGGTCCTCGACGTGCTCGGCGATCGCCTCGTAGAACGGGCCGCCGAGGATCAGCGTCAGCCCGGAGAACAGCAGCAGCGAGATCGCCACCGCGGCGACCACGATGGACACCCCGGCGGCCACCCGCAGGATCGTCTGCCAGGTCTGGGACCAGTCGTCGGCGAACGGGGTGGCCCAGGTGATCAGGGCGTCCGCGTTCAGCGCGAGTGCCAGGATGCCGCCGAAGAGCAGCAGGCTGGTCAGCAGCGCCGGGATGGCACCGAGCAGGAACAGTTTGCCGTTGCCGAAGATCAGGCCGAAGCCCCTGGCCAGCATGCCGGCGCCGGCACCGAAGTCACGTAGCGTTTTGCCCACCGGCGCGAGCTTAGCGGCCGCGAGACCGGATCGGGGCTAGTCACCGGCGAGCCGTCGGCGGCGGTATTCGCCGGGAGGCAGGCCGGTGGCGTCGCGGAACAGCCGGGTGAAGTGCGCCGCGTTGACAAAACCGCAGCGTGCGGCGATCTGCGCGATCGAATCCTCGCGGTGCGCCGGATCGGCCAGCAGCTCCCGCGCTCGCTCCATCCGCGACTGCCGGATGAACTCGGCGATGCCGCCGCCCTCGCCGGTGTCCTCGAACAGCTGGTAGAGCCGCCGCCGGGAGACCGCGTGCGCGCTGGCCACCGAGGTCACCGACAGCCCGGGATCGGCGAGGTGGCGCAGGATGAACTGCTCCACCTCGTGCCGCCGGGTGGCGCCGCTCCTGGCGGTGCCGTGACGCGGACCGACCGAGCGCAGCAGCAGCTCGGCCAGTCCGGTCAGGTAGTGGTCGAACCCGGCCGCGTCGATCTCGTCGTCCGGTTCGTCGGCCGGGTGCTCCGGCAGGGTGTTGACCACCAGCCTGGTGAGGACCTCGCCGACCGGCAGCGGCCGGAACAGCAGTTCCTCGACCGCGCGGGGCGGCAGGTGCACCGCGGCGGCGTCGACCCGGATCGCCCACCACTCGTTGCGTCCATTGTGGACTATGGAGTGGGCGACCGAGGAGGTGCTCACCATCAGCTGCCCGGCGGGCACGATCAGCCGCCGCCGGTCGACCAGCACGGTGCGCTCGGCGGTGCCGCACAGCGACAGCAGCAGCCATTCGCCGTCCTCGTCGTCCGGGTTGACGTGCCAGATGCAGCGGTCGAGGTCGTAGTCGCCGGAGCCGATCGCCGTGCCGAGTCCGGCTCGCACCCTCATCCGAGCCGAACTCGGCCTGAGCCCCCACAACACCCCGTCCACCTTGGCGCGGCCGATCAGCAGGGCGGCCACCTGCTCGACGTCGCCCTCCGCCGTTCCCTTGGCGGAGTTGAACTCGAGCGCGTAGACCGCGCTGACCGGGGCGCCGTCGCCGGAAGAGGGGTGCGTCATCTCCCACCTCCCTACCCCACCGCCATTATGCGGGCGATCCGCCCGAAACCGGCCGGAGTGGACGGATGGACAAACATTTTGTACCCCTGGGCAAAAACGCCGCTCGACTGCGCAAACCCGCAATAGTGCCGCACAACTGGGCAAAGTAATCGATATACGGGTGTCTACAGTGGCAGGAACTCGCCGGGGAAATTTTTCTCCGCGCCGCCGCCGAGGAGGAATCAGATGTCGTACGTCACCGAGGGGCAACCGGCGGACAGAAGTAGCGACCACCGGCACAACGTCGCCACCGGGGTTCGGCGTTCGCCGCAAATGCGTCCTTTTCCGGTCTTCGACGAGCGCCAGCCGCCGCGAATGGAGGTGCCGGCGGCCGTGGTGGTCAGCCCGGTCCCGCTGATCCGCGAGGGAATGGCCAGGGCGCTGGAACAAATATTCGGACGCGTTGTAGTGCATTCCGCCACCGATCTGGAAGCCGCCACCCGTTTGGCCCAGCGTGTTGGTGACGGACTGTTCTGGGTGCACGAGAAGGCGTACCCGCACCTGGGCTTCGTGCAGGTCTTCGCCCGGCGCCGGTCCACCCGCGGCATCGTCGTCCTGCTCGACCCGGGCGGCGACCGCCCCGTTCCGGTGCGGGTCAGCGAGGCCATCCGCGCCGGCGCCACCGTGGTGCTGGACAGCGCCAGTCCGGCCGAGGTGCTGGCCACCGGGCTGCGCCGGGCCGTGCACGGGCAGAACTATCTCTCGCCGCGGCTGCGGCCGGGCTTCACCGCCGCCACCTCGGCACCGACCGAGCGCCCGCACGTCAGCCCGCTCACCGTGCGCGAATCACAACTGCTCCGGCTGATGGCCGAGGGATTGGACAATCGGACCATCGGCGAGACGCTGAACATTTCCGTGGAAACCGTGCGCACGCACGTGAAATCCATCCTGAAGAAGCTGTCCGCGCGAAACCGGTGCGATGCCGTCGGGCGCGCATTCCGGCTCGGGATCGTGGAGCCGGAAGCGCTGCCACCGGTGCGGTTCTCGGCCTGATAAGGACGCTTACCCGCCGCGGAATTCGCTCGGCTTCGCGCCGAAGGTACGGGTGAAGACGCGGCTGAAATGGGCGTGGCTGGTGAATCCGGCCTGACGGGCGATCGCGCCGATGGTTTCGTTCGTCCTGGTCGGATCCGCCAGCATTTCCTTCGCCCGGACGAGGCGGCGTCGCCGGACGTAACCGGCGACCCCGTCCTCGTCTTCGAAGATCTGGTACAGCGCGCTGCGGGAGATGTGGTGGGCGGCGGCGATCGAATCCACGTCCAGCCGGGGATCGTCGAGGCGGTCGTGGATGTACTGGCGGATCTGCTGCTTGCGGGCCTGCCGCGGCTCGGGCGCGGCGGTCCTCCCGAGCAGCGAGCGCACCACCAGGTCGCCGAGTCCGGTCAGGTAGTTCTCCGCGCCGAGCACGTCGAGCTCACCGTATTCGGCCATGCTGTCGGCGGCCGTGGTGAGCAGGTTCCGCAGTGCGGGCGGCAGCGGGGTCGGGCGGGTGCGCAGCCGGTCCAGTTCGCGGCGGGACACGGTGAGCCGGTCCGCCGCCACCCACAGGCCGGTGGCCAGGCCGCGGGCGCGGCTGACCGCGCGCAGTGGTCCCGGCGCGGCGATCAGCAGCTCGCCGGGGGCGTGCATGATCTCGCGCCCACCGGTGGTGATCCACCACGGTGAGTGCTCCAGCACGTAGAAGCCGACGAACTCGTCGGACTCCTCAATGGACACCCGCACCGGCGGCAGGTCGGCCTGGGTGATCTTGCTGGTCGGCGAGCTGACCAGGGTGAGCCGGGCGGTGCGGTCGGCCTGGCCGGGTGTGGCGGGCTCGATCGCGGCCAGCCCGGCGGTGGACACCTGCACCGAGGTCTCGAACTCGGCCCACGCGATGCCCTCCGGCGCGGCGGACAGGTGGCACCGGTGCACCTTCGAACTTCCGTACCACCTGTGCATCCGGCACCTCCACCCGTGCTGCGGGAAACGATTTCCCGTGCCAGGCGCGCCCCCGAGCGCGTCTGGTCCGGTACGTGTGTGACGCACGGACCAGACGCTCATCACGCGAGTTTCATGTGACGCATGTCACATCTTTACGAGGAGCAGGTGTTCAACATGGACTGGAGCGAGGTCTTCTCGGCCGACTGCGCGCGCAGGCCCCAGTAGTGCTTGGAGCGGATCCACATCTTGGCGTAGGTGCAGCGGTAGGACGAAACGGACGGTTGCCAGGCCGACGGGTCCTTGTCGCCCTTGGCCTGGTTGACGTCGTCGGTGACGGCGATCAGCTGTGGGCGGGTGAGGTCGTTCGCGAACTGCTGGCGCTTGCTGGTGGTCCACGAGTTCGCGCCGGAGCGCCACGCCTCGGCCAGCGGCACGATGTGGTCGATGTCCACATCGGCCGCGTTCGTCCAGGTCGCACCGTCGTACGGGCTGAACCAGCTGCCCGAGACCGCGGCGCACGCCGAGTCCTGCACGACGTTCTTGCCGTCCCGCTTGAGCACCGTCTCCCGGGTGTTGCAGCTGCCGGACACAGTGGACCAATGGGGGAACAGGTCGCGCGAATAGCCGGTGAGGCTGCCCTCGGCGGCGACGGTCAGCGCGCTCAGTTCCGCCTGCGCGGTGGCCTTGCTCGGGATGTTCGGCGGGGTGGCGGCGGCCGGCGTGGTGATCGTCACGGTGAGGGCGGTGGCGGCCAGCGCGGACGCGACGGCCGGGACGGTCCAGCGGATCACGGTTCCTCCAGGTGGGGACGTGGATGGGCCCTGTGACGGTGACCGATCCGCATTGCACTGCGGTCGCCGGTGCGTAACCGGTTCACGACGCTTGGTGGAAACTTTCCACGTGGTTGGACACGGACGTACGGAACGATCCAGGCAGGCGGCTCGTTGCCCGCGCATGCGTCGGGCGAAAGTGGAACTGCCGGTGCCGATCCGCGGGCTGGTGGTGGTCGCCGGAATCCCGGGTGCGGGGAAGAGCACCCTGCTCGCCCGCGCGGAGAACGAGGCGGGCGCCGACCTGCTCGACTCCGACCAGGTGCGGGCCTGGTTCAGCCGCGTGCTGCCGTCCTGGGTGCGTTATCGCTGGTACCGGCCGCTGGTGCACCTGGGGCACCGGTCGCGGATCCTGCTGTTCTCCCTGCGCCGCGGCCGGGGCGTGGTCGCCCACGAGCCGGCGACCAGGGCGAGCACGCGCGCGATGCTGATCGTGATGGCCGTGCTCGCCGGGCGCAGCCGTCACCTGCTGTGGGTGCACACCACGCCGGGTGAGGCCGCGGCCGGTCAGCTGGCGCGGGGCCGGGTGCTCGCCGCGCGATCGTTCACGCGGCACGTCCGGCGGGCGGAGAAGGTCGAACGCGGGCTCGCGGACGGGCGGCCCCCGCGTGGCTGGCACACCGTGGAGGTGCTGGACCGGCCACCGCTGGAAACCCCGATCGTGTTGTGCGCACCCTGAGCTGTGCACAACCGGCCGCCGGAGTTATCCACAGGCTTTGTCCACATGTGGGTGAACGGAACATCACCCCGGGTCACCAGCCGCTGGTGGCCGATCGACGTCCGCCTTCGCCCTGCGCGAGCGCCGAGGTCAGCTCGTCCCTGGCGCGGAACACCCTGGACCGGATGGTGCCGACCGCGCACTCGCAGATCTCCGCGGCCTCGGCGTAGGACAGGCCGGTGATCTGGGTGAGCACGAACGCTTCGCGCCGGTCCTCGTCCAGCTCGCCGATCAGCTGCTGGAGCACCACCAGCCTGCCGTGGTCCGGGGTCTTGACCTGCTCGGCCTCGGCCACCCACTCCTCGACCGGGGTGGTGCGCGGACGGCGGCGGTTGCCACGCAGGTGGTCGGCGGCCACCCGCTTCGCGATGGCCAGCAGCCACATCCGCGCGGGGGAGCGGCCGGCGAACCGCGGCAGCGCGGCGAAGGCACGCAGATAGGTCTCCTGCACCAGGTCCTCGGCGGAGCCGGGATCGGACAGGTAGCTCAGCAGCCGGTGCAGCTGGTGCCGGGTGGCGGCGACGAACTGCTCGGCGGCGTGCCGGTCGCCGGCGGCCGCGCGGAACGCCTGGCGGGTGATTTCGTCGTCATCCACAAGAGATCACCCTAAGCGGTGGTGGAACGATTTCGCCATGACGTGCCGCGATCCGGGAACTTTCCGGCTTCGGCCGACGACTGAACAGCTATGGAGTGTTCGACCGTTCGCGAGGGGATTTCGGCGACGCTGGACGGTGAGGATCCGGGCGTGCCGATGGCCGACTTGGAGGCGCACGTCGACGGGTGCGCCGACTGCGCCGCCTGGTGGGAGGCGGCGGCGGGGATCACGCGGCTGGCCAGGCTGGCGCCGGTGACCGAACCGCCCGCGGTGCCGGAGCGGGTGTACGCGAGGGTGGCCGCGAAACCGGGGGTGGACCGGCTGCGGTGGGCGCTGGTGCTGGTCGCGGTGTGCCAGTTCTCGGTGGTGGTCTCGCAGTTGCTGATGCCGATGCCGGGCATCACCGGGGAGGCGCACGGCGGTCATCTGCAGCACGAGACGGCGGCGTTCAACTTCGCGATCGCGGTCGGGCTGCTGTTCGTGGCGGCACGGCCGTTCCGCGCGCGGACGCAGCTGCCGCTGCTGCTCAGCTTCGCCGGGGTGCTGGTGTTCCTGTCCATTGTGGACGTACTGGGCGGGCAGGTCGGCTGGTACCGGCTCAGCGGGCACGTGCCGCTGCTGCTCGGGGTGCTGTGCACGATCCTGCTCGGCTTCGGCCGGTGGCGGGCGCCCGAGCCGGGCAGCCACGTGCGGGAGGACGCCGAGACCTTCACCGCCACCGCGGACGCCGAGTCGTCCCGCCCACGCCGCCGCGCGAAGACCGACCGGCACCAGCCCCCGGCGGCGAAGCGGGTCGCCTAGTCAGTGTTCTGACAGTGGTTTGCGTGGCGGTGCGGGCCGGCGGCCCACCGCAAGCGGCTCCGCCGCTTACCAGTACGGCCTAGTTCTTGCGGGCGCCGGAGAGGGCGCGGACTACGGCCATGCACTGGTCCTCGACGTAGTCCAGTCCGCCCTCTTCGGCGATCCGGCGTGCTTCTGGCGAGACGATGCCCTGTTGCAGCCACAACGCCTTGGCGCCGATGGCCACCGCCTGCCGGGCGATTTCCGGGGCCTCGGCGGCCGGGCGGAACACGTTCACGATGCCGATCGGCTCAGGGATTTCCGCCAGGGTTCGATAGGCGGGCTCACCGAGGAGTTCGGTCGCGCTGGGGTGCACACCGAGCACGTGGAACCCGGCGGCCCGCATCGCGGCGGGCACGGAATGCGCCGCCTTCTCCGGATTGGTGCTCAGCCCGACCACGGCGATGGTGCGGTGCTCGGTGAGCAGGCGCTCGGCCAATTCGATCATGTTTCCTTCAACAGATCTGCGCGGCCGTCAATTCCGGCGGTCATGAAATCGACGCGCGCATTCGAGCGGGCCAGGCGTAAAATCGGCGCGGCGAAGGAGGCGTCATGAGGACGGTCACCTGGGACAAGGGGCGGCGGTCATGACGGGCGGAGCCCGGCGGTTCGGCCGCCGATGCCGGCATGACTACGAAGTCGCGGAGGCGCACCACCACCAGGTGGAGCAGCCGCGGCAACAGCAAGCCACCGAGCAGCCGAGAACAACCGAACGCGCGGAGCCCACGGACCACCGCCGCCAGGACCCCACCCGCCCGTAGGCCCGGTCAGGCAGCGGGCCGGGTGCGGCGGATCCAGAGCAGGCCCAGCACCGGCAGCACGAGGGGGATGAACAGGTAGCCCTTCCCGTACGCGGACCAGACGGTGGCGTGCGGGAAGGCGGCCGGGTCGACCAGGCTGAACGTGCCGATCGCGAGCACCCCGGCCAGTTCGAACAGGCACGAGGCGGTGGCCACCTTCCGCCCGCCCCGGCTGCCCCTGGCCAGGCCGAAGGTCGCCAGGATGTAGACCACCGCGGCCACCGCCGATAGCGCGTAGGCCAGCGGGGCCTCGTCGAACCGGGTGGCGATCTGCACGACCGAGCGCGAGGTCGCGCCGATGGCGAAGATCGCGTACAGCGCCACCAGCACGCGCCCCGGGCCGGTGCTGGTGGTCGGCTTGGTCTCAGGCACCGCGCAACTCCCAGATCTGCTGCATCCGCACGATCATCACCGGCAGCGCCAGGCAGGCCACGATCAGCACCCCGGTGCCCCAGCGGGTGCGCTCGGTCATCGACCACAGCACCGCGATCGGCAGGATGACCAGGATGCCGACCAGGTAGGCGATGAACTCCGGCCCGTCCACCGGCCGGTCGGTGTTGGCGAAGTTGATGATCCCGGCGACGGTCTGCACCAGCAGCGCCACCTCGATCACCGCGAGCGCGCCGTAGAGCGGCCGGTTCGGCGGCCGGTCGCGGAGCACGTGCACCAGCGCCCACACGGCACCCACCAGGGTGGCGATGATCAGGGCGGTCGCGAGGCTATCGATCATGATTTCACCGAGTCCAGCCTAGCTAGCCCAGGTTCGCGTCGACGAAGCACCAGCGCCAGGTCTCGCCGGGTTCGTAGCTGCGCATGACCGGGTGCCGCGTGTCGTGGAAGTGGGCGCTGGCGTGCTTGCCGACGGACGAGTCGCAGCAGCCGACGTGGCCGCACTCCAGGCACAGCCGCAGGTGCACCCACGAACCGCCGTCGCGCAGGCACTCGGCGCAGCCCTCCGGGGTTTCGGGTTCGGTGTCGGCCGGGGCCTTGTCCAGGTGCTTGCACCGGCCCGCGGTGGCGGCGGGCGTGCTCAGCTCGCGCGTCTCGTCGAGGTCGATGTCCTCCGGTTCGGCGAGCATCGACTCCTCGATGTCGAGCGCCTCCAGCACACGCCGCAGCACGTCGTCGTCGACCCGGCCGGACGAGCGCGCCTCGAGCAGCACCCCGCGCTCGGCCTCCAGCATCTCGCGGCGCAGTCGCGTGTAGACGTCGCTCGGGGTCTCGGTCAGCTCGCTCTGGCGGCCGAGCTGCTCCCAGGCCGAATCCGAGCGGTGGCTCAACCTGTCGCGCAGCCGCTCGACCACCTCCGGCGGATCATCCGGGCGGCGCACCTTCTCCAGCTCGTCCAGCGCGGCGCGGGTCATGTCGTGCATCAGGGCCGCTTCCTGGAGCGCGTCCTCGGCGGGATCGGGCGGCGGCAGGCCGAGCCACCGGACCAGCCTGGGCAGGGTCATGCCCTGGAGCAGCAGCGTGCCCGCCACCACCACGAACGCGGCGAGCACCAGCACCGGCCGGTGCGGGGTGTCGGCGGGCAGCACGAACGCGGCGGCCAGGGTGACCACGCCGCGCATGCCCGCCCACGAGATCACCGCGGAGTACGACCACGGCCATGCTTTTCCCCGCAGAAGCCGACGGAGGCCGCCGATGGCGAACATCCAGGCGATGCGGGTCAGCACGGTGGCCGCCAGCACCGCCGCGCAGACGCCGACCAGCGCGCCGATGCCCAGGTCGGAGCGGCCCGCCTCCTCCAGGATGCGACGCAGTTGCAGGCCGATCAGCAGGAAGACCAGGTTCTCCAGCAGGAACTGCACGGTCCGCCAGTTGAGCCGGTTGGCCAGCCGCGAGGAGCCCGACAGCATGCGCGGCTCGTGGTTGCCCAGCATCAGCCCGGCGATCACCACGGCCAGCACCCCGGAGCCGTGGATCTCCTCGGCGGCCAGGTACGCGGCGAACGGGACCACCAGCGAGGTCGCGGTGTCCAGCACGGGGTCGTCCATCCGCGTGCGCAGCAGGTAGGCGACCTTCCCGGCGACCAGGCCGACCAGCACGCCACCACCCGCGGCGAGCAGGAAGTCGCCGCCGACCTCCAGCAGTGACACCGAACCGGCGATGGCCGCGATCGCGGTGCGCAACGCGACCAGCGCCGACGCGTCGTTGAGCAGGCTCTCGCCTTCGAGGATGCGCACGATCCGGCGTGGCATGCCGACCCGGCGGGCGACCGCGGTGGCGGCGACCGCGTCCGGCGGCGCGACCACCGCGCCCAGCGCGAGCCCGGCGGCCAGCGGCAGGTCCGGGATGACCAGCCAGGTGACCAGGCCGACGCCGATCGTGGTGAACGCGACCAGGCCGACCGAGAGCAGCCCGATCGGGCCGCGGTTGCGGCGGATGTCGACCAGCGAGGTGCGGATCGCGGTGGCGTAGAGCAGCGGGGGCAGCAGTCCGAGCAGGACCACTTCGGGGTGCAGTTCGTAGTCGGGCACCCCGGGCACGAACGAGGCGCCGACGCCCGCGAGCACCAGGCACAACGGTTCGGACCAGTCGAACCGGCGCGCGATCGCGGTCACCACGAGCACGGCCACGATGAGCCCGACGATCTGGGCGGCTATCTCCACCGGCACATCATCCCCCGCGCCTGCCCCGAACGCCGACGCCGTGGATGTGGCGTTCACGGCACCCGGCTACGGCTGTCGCAGCCCGGTGAAGGCGATTTTGCAGATGGCGTCCGCCAACTCCTCACCCGAGGCGCCGCCGCGGGGGCGGTACCACTCGATCAGCGAGTTGACCATGCCGAACAGCAGCCGGCTGGTCACCGCCGGATCCACGTCCGGGCGCACGTCCCCCTCGGCCTCGGCCTCCTTCACCAGGTCCGTGACGATCCGGTCGAACTCGCGGCGGCGGGCCAGCGCGGCCCGCTCCACCTTCGTGTTGCCGCGCACCCGCAGCAACAGGGTGACAAACGGCAGCTGCTCGACCAGCACCGCGACGC
The genomic region above belongs to Amycolatopsis sp. YIM 10 and contains:
- a CDS encoding helix-turn-helix transcriptional regulator is translated as MHRWYGSSKVHRCHLSAAPEGIAWAEFETSVQVSTAGLAAIEPATPGQADRTARLTLVSSPTSKITQADLPPVRVSIEESDEFVGFYVLEHSPWWITTGGREIMHAPGELLIAAPGPLRAVSRARGLATGLWVAADRLTVSRRELDRLRTRPTPLPPALRNLLTTAADSMAEYGELDVLGAENYLTGLGDLVVRSLLGRTAAPEPRQARKQQIRQYIHDRLDDPRLDVDSIAAAHHISRSALYQIFEDEDGVAGYVRRRRLVRAKEMLADPTRTNETIGAIARQAGFTSHAHFSRVFTRTFGAKPSEFRGG
- a CDS encoding HNH endonuclease family protein; translation: MIRWTVPAVASALAATALTVTITTPAAATPPNIPSKATAQAELSALTVAAEGSLTGYSRDLFPHWSTVSGSCNTRETVLKRDGKNVVQDSACAAVSGSWFSPYDGATWTNAADVDIDHIVPLAEAWRSGANSWTTSKRQQFANDLTRPQLIAVTDDVNQAKGDKDPSAWQPSVSSYRCTYAKMWIRSKHYWGLRAQSAEKTSLQSMLNTCSS
- a CDS encoding AAA family ATPase, which gives rise to MRRAKVELPVPIRGLVVVAGIPGAGKSTLLARAENEAGADLLDSDQVRAWFSRVLPSWVRYRWYRPLVHLGHRSRILLFSLRRGRGVVAHEPATRASTRAMLIVMAVLAGRSRHLLWVHTTPGEAAAGQLARGRVLAARSFTRHVRRAEKVERGLADGRPPRGWHTVEVLDRPPLETPIVLCAP
- a CDS encoding sigma-70 family RNA polymerase sigma factor, whose product is MDDDEITRQAFRAAAGDRHAAEQFVAATRHQLHRLLSYLSDPGSAEDLVQETYLRAFAALPRFAGRSPARMWLLAIAKRVAADHLRGNRRRPRTTPVEEWVAEAEQVKTPDHGRLVVLQQLIGELDEDRREAFVLTQITGLSYAEAAEICECAVGTIRSRVFRARDELTSALAQGEGGRRSATSGW
- a CDS encoding zf-HC2 domain-containing protein; translation: MECSTVREGISATLDGEDPGVPMADLEAHVDGCADCAAWWEAAAGITRLARLAPVTEPPAVPERVYARVAAKPGVDRLRWALVLVAVCQFSVVVSQLLMPMPGITGEAHGGHLQHETAAFNFAIAVGLLFVAARPFRARTQLPLLLSFAGVLVFLSIVDVLGGQVGWYRLSGHVPLLLGVLCTILLGFGRWRAPEPGSHVREDAETFTATADAESSRPRRRAKTDRHQPPAAKRVA
- a CDS encoding CoA-binding protein → MIELAERLLTEHRTIAVVGLSTNPEKAAHSVPAAMRAAGFHVLGVHPSATELLGEPAYRTLAEIPEPIGIVNVFRPAAEAPEIARQAVAIGAKALWLQQGIVSPEARRIAEEGGLDYVEDQCMAVVRALSGARKN
- a CDS encoding Na+/H+ antiporter, giving the protein MEIAAQIVGLIVAVLVVTAIARRFDWSEPLCLVLAGVGASFVPGVPDYELHPEVVLLGLLPPLLYATAIRTSLVDIRRNRGPIGLLSVGLVAFTTIGVGLVTWLVIPDLPLAAGLALGAVVAPPDAVAATAVARRVGMPRRIVRILEGESLLNDASALVALRTAIAAIAGSVSLLEVGGDFLLAAGGGVLVGLVAGKVAYLLRTRMDDPVLDTATSLVVPFAAYLAAEEIHGSGVLAVVIAGLMLGNHEPRMLSGSSRLANRLNWRTVQFLLENLVFLLIGLQLRRILEEAGRSDLGIGALVGVCAAVLAATVLTRIAWMFAIGGLRRLLRGKAWPWSYSAVISWAGMRGVVTLAAAFVLPADTPHRPVLVLAAFVVVAGTLLLQGMTLPRLVRWLGLPPPDPAEDALQEAALMHDMTRAALDELEKVRRPDDPPEVVERLRDRLSHRSDSAWEQLGRQSELTETPSDVYTRLRREMLEAERGVLLEARSSGRVDDDVLRRVLEALDIEESMLAEPEDIDLDETRELSTPAATAGRCKHLDKAPADTEPETPEGCAECLRDGGSWVHLRLCLECGHVGCCDSSVGKHASAHFHDTRHPVMRSYEPGETWRWCFVDANLG
- a CDS encoding TetR/AcrR family transcriptional regulator, which produces MTTAKPGRRGRPGYDLESLLTVAVKLFNERGYDGTSMEDLSKKLGITKSAIYHHVPSKEEMLRLAVDRALDGLFAVADEVSAENGRAIDRLERLVRGSVAVLVEQLPFVTLLLRVRGNTKVERAALARRREFDRIVTDLVKEAEAEGDVRPDVDPAVTSRLLFGMVNSLIEWYRPRGGASGEELADAICKIAFTGLRQP